One genomic segment of Mastomys coucha isolate ucsf_1 unplaced genomic scaffold, UCSF_Mcou_1 pScaffold22, whole genome shotgun sequence includes these proteins:
- the LOC116104709 gene encoding uncharacterized protein LOC116104709 has product MLTLQTMYASTRDVLDLMMRTYGSFQTDCVEEQQIKSTIFSFLSRWLQKFPEDFCEAPDMAIMFMDYVRLNVPSVDIDTQANELLLALEEQEAKELKLEKDCAASPEPSVPDAWRMQETLALRPASVAEPRGDQQPREDTELVEPAVLEPFVPEAGPVRLLTLNQALPSSADTQSPADMASDEAADVAANVSADRQVFLSAIVQLGAPDFVFPQPEVDI; this is encoded by the exons ATGCTCACTCTTCAGACTATG TATGCTAGCACCCGGGATGTGCTGGATCTGATGATGAGAAC GTATGGATCCTTCCAGACTGACTGTGTGGAGGAGCAGCAAATAAAGAG CACCATATTCAGCTTTCTGTCCCGCTGGCTTCAGAAATTTCCTGAGGATTTTTGTGAGGCCCCAGATATGGCCATCATGTTCATGGACTACGTGAGGCTCAATGTGCCTTCTGTAGACATAGATACCCAAGCCAATGAGCTGCTCTTGGCACTGGAGGAGCAGGAGGCTAAAGAGCTAAAGCTTGAGAAAG ACTGTGCAGCATCTCCAGAGCCCTCAGTGCCAGATGCCTGGAGGATGCAAGAGACTCTGGCTCTGAGGCCAGCTTCTGTGGCAGAGCCACGGGGAGACCAGCAACCCCGAGAGGACACCGAGCTCGTGGAACCGGCAGTTCTGGAACCCTTTGTGCCAGAAGCTGGACCAGTGCGGCTTCTGACTTTAAATCAAGCTTTGCCCTCATCAGCTGATACACAGTCACCTGCAGATATGGCCTCAGATGAGGCTGCAGATGTGGCTGCAAATGTTTCAGCTGACAGGCAAGTATTTCTATCTGCCATTGTGCAATTAGGCGCACCAGATTTTGTTTTCCCTCAGCCTGAGGTTGACATATAG